The Kiritimatiellia bacterium genome contains the following window.
CGAAGATGATGTCCATCACCCCGGCGGCGGCGCAGGCCTTGATGGCGCGCCCCACGACGGCGAATTCCGCGTTGCGGTCGATGCGCATGTAGACGCGCAGCTCGGGATCCTCCGCGCGGCGCGCGGCGATTTCCTTCTGCAGCCCGGCGTCGTCCACCAGTTCCTTGTACACCATGAACGGGCGCTCCTCGGTCACCGGGCCGGAGGAACTCGCCGTGCCGATGGGCAGGATGTTGACGACGCCCCGCCCGCGCAGGTCTTCCGGCACGGCGGCCTTCGGCGCGACCGGCAGCTGGACCTCGGGGGTCAGGTCCACCTTGGACATCGTCGCGGCGCACATGAAGAAGATGAGCAGCAGGAACACGCAGTCGATCATGGGGGTCATGTCCACCCCCAGTTCGGCATCAGGCTGTTTGCGGAGCTTCATCGGGTCCCCGTCAGGCGGTCGGCGCCTCCTCGACGATGAAACTGGAGCCGGTCAGGTCGTCCAGGAGCAGCGAGTAATTCAGCTCGGCCTGCTGGATGATCCGGTTAAGCATGTTGCGGAAGAGGAAGTAGAAGAACATCGACGGGATGGCGATGATCAGGCCGGCCGCCGTGGTGATCAGGGCCTCGCCGATGTTGGCGGCGAGCAGTTCCGGCTTGCCCATGCCGCCGGACCCGATCTTCTGGAACGCGCCGATCATGCCGCTGACGGTGCCCAGCAGCCCCATCATGGGCGAGATGGCCGTCACCAGGGAGAGGAAGTTGATCCAGAAGCCGGCCTGGGATTCCTCGCGGCCCACGGCCTCCGCAATGGCCGACTCCACGTTGGCCTTGGCGCCCATCGGGTCCTCGGGGTTGAACTTGCGCAGGCCGGCCAGCAGGGCGTTGGTGAACAGGCTGTTGGTGCTGGCCGATACGTTGACCATGGTCTCGAGGTTCTGCTCCTTGGCGGCCACGCGCAGCTGGCCGAGGGCCGCCTCGGGGATCATCTTTTTCTGGCTGATCTGCCGGAAGTTCAGCACGGCCAGGCTGATCATCGCCAGCGAGCAGGCGCCGAGGGGCCACATGGCCCAGCCGCCGACCACGATGAGGTCCCACAGCGTCATCTTCTTGGGTGCCGGGGCGGCCGGCGCGGCCGCGGCTTCCGGCGCGGCGGCCGGGGCCGCCGCTTCCTGCGCCCAGCTCACGGCCATGGCGCCCATCAGCACCAGCAACACCAGCGTCAGCCCGCGTCGTGTTCGCCTGTTCATCGGATATTCGCTCCTTTTCTGCGTTAGTAAAAAACGGCTAATCCACCTGGAGATCTTCCGTATCGGTTTTGGCCGGCGCGGTCGCTTCGGCCGGCGCGGCGCCGGTGGTGGTCGTCGCCCCGGCCTCCGCCGGGACGCTTTCCTCCATGATCGTCCCGGCCGCTTCCATCTCCGCGCGGTGCTCGCCCTGGATTTCCACGGCATGCCGGGTCTCGCGGGTGCCGGGATAGTCCTGCTGCAGCACGGACACCGTCTTGTTCAGCGACTCCCAGTCCTTGAGCTGGGCATAGCAACCCACGGCCGCCTCCAGCCCGCGCAGCTCGTTGTTCTGCGTGTACGGATGGAACACCACGAGGCGCAGGTAATCCAGCAGCGCGTCCTGGGGGCGGCCCTCGGCGGCCAGGGCGTTGGCCCGGGAGAACAGCGCCGTGGACAGCAGTTCCTCGTCGTCCTCCGGCAGCACGACATTCTCGAAGTAGGTCAGCGCGGCCTTGGAATCCCCGGCCAGTTCGCTGGCGATCCCGGCGCGAAGGCGGGCCGCGGTCTTCTGCTCGGATTCGCGGGGCTGCTTGAGGATGTCCTCGTACTGGCGGATGGCCTCGCGCCACAGGCCCTGCCGCGCGTAGAGCTGGCCCTTCCGCAGGATGGCCTCGTCCATCGGGATGCCGGGCAGCGAGCGGAACGGCCGCAGCGTGAGGATCAGGCGGTCCAGGGCGTCGTGCACGGCGCGGAACTGCGCCTCGGCGGCGGCGACGTCGGCCGCGGCGAACACGCGGGGCGCGGGAAGGCGGACCTGCCGGATGTCCGCCAGGGGAACTCCGGCCTCGAAGGCGCCGCCGTCCGCGGTGCTCTTGCTGATCCAGAGCATGTCCTTGTCGAGGCGGAGCAGCCTCGCCTGGACCGGTCCATCCTTGGTCACCAGGATGGCCGGGCCCACGCCCGGCTCCGCCGGAGCCTGGGCGGCGCCGCGGAAGGCCGAAGCCAGGAACAGGCCGGCGACCGCGATGTGCCAACGAATTCTCATCACGCCTTTTCTTTCCATCATACGCCCAGTTGCTCCAGCCGCTGCCGCGCCTCGGCGGCCTCCTTCGTGCCGGACAGGGTCTCCAGTTCGAGCATCTCCCTGTACGTCTTGGCCGCCGACTGGAAGTCCTTGAGTTCCTCGAAGGCCCGGCCGCTCTTGAGGTAGGCCTGGGCCACGGCGCCGGTATAGGCGCCGTAGAGGACATACACGCGCTGGTAGTACGGGATGGCGTGGCGCGGCCGGCCCTGGGCCTCCAGACAGGCCGCGGTCGCCAGCAGGGATTCCGGCTTGAGGGCCCGGGGGCTGGCCCGGTTGGCGAGCACGGTGGAATAATCCGCGATGGCCTCGCTGTACCGCTCGGCGGCCTGGAGGCTCCGCGCGCGGAAATACGTGGCCTCCATGACCAGGCTCGGTTCCGCGGGATAGGCCAGGGCGGCGTCGGCGTGCGCGAGCGCTTCCGCCGGCTTCCCCGCCTTCACCAACTGTTCCGCGAGCCGAGTATGCGCCAGGGCGGCATGCCGCGACTCCGGCCCGATCTTCAGCAGTTGCTCGAAGCAGACCGCGGCCTCGTTGGTCTTGCCCTGCGCGGCGAGCTGGTCGCCCAGCCACGCCAGCGTCTCCAGGCCGAGCTGCTCCGTCTTGAAACTCGAGGCGAGGATCTGGGCGGCGCGGCCCTGCTCCTCGGGCGGGCGGGCCTGGATGTCGGCCATGTTCAGCCGGGCGGCGAGGGTCAGCCGCTTGTCGTCGAGCGCCTTCTGCTTCCTTTCGGCGAGGACCGCGGGGAAGCCGCCGGGCTCGTCGCCATACATGCC
Protein-coding sequences here:
- a CDS encoding biopolymer transporter ExbD, which produces MKLRKQPDAELGVDMTPMIDCVFLLLIFFMCAATMSKVDLTPEVQLPVAPKAAVPEDLRGRGVVNILPIGTASSSGPVTEERPFMVYKELVDDAGLQKEIAARRAEDPELRVYMRIDRNAEFAVVGRAIKACAAAGVMDIIFATFQSIPGGGS
- a CDS encoding MotA/TolQ/ExbB proton channel family protein; the encoded protein is MNRRTRRGLTLVLLVLMGAMAVSWAQEAAAPAAAPEAAAAPAAPAPKKMTLWDLIVVGGWAMWPLGACSLAMISLAVLNFRQISQKKMIPEAALGQLRVAAKEQNLETMVNVSASTNSLFTNALLAGLRKFNPEDPMGAKANVESAIAEAVGREESQAGFWINFLSLVTAISPMMGLLGTVSGMIGAFQKIGSGGMGKPELLAANIGEALITTAAGLIIAIPSMFFYFLFRNMLNRIIQQAELNYSLLLDDLTGSSFIVEEAPTA
- a CDS encoding tetratricopeptide repeat protein: MMRIRWHIAVAGLFLASAFRGAAQAPAEPGVGPAILVTKDGPVQARLLRLDKDMLWISKSTADGGAFEAGVPLADIRQVRLPAPRVFAAADVAAAEAQFRAVHDALDRLILTLRPFRSLPGIPMDEAILRKGQLYARQGLWREAIRQYEDILKQPRESEQKTAARLRAGIASELAGDSKAALTYFENVVLPEDDEELLSTALFSRANALAAEGRPQDALLDYLRLVVFHPYTQNNELRGLEAAVGCYAQLKDWESLNKTVSVLQQDYPGTRETRHAVEIQGEHRAEMEAAGTIMEESVPAEAGATTTTGAAPAEATAPAKTDTEDLQVD